GAGAGATCGTCACCGAGATCTACGATTGCCCCATCCTTATTCAACGACGGTTCacctaaaataaaattgaatctcATCGAGGTAAACTATCTCACGATAAACATACATATTTGTACTACGAATTGTTTATTTGTATATTCATATACTAATTTCACTCTTTTAATTATAAGATTGTCCATTCTGAAAAGGCTCCGCACATCGACGAAATTTTCTTGTAATAAATTTACAATCTTTACGAAGATAGATTGTTGCAATAAGTGTCACGTAAATTTCTAACATAAAGAGACCTCTTTTCTTCCTGTTACAACCGGTGCTCTTGtttttctgaaaaatattattacgataaacgcaacaataataataagagaaattataatattcatttcattagtttcatttcatttcaaTTCTCTGATGTTTATTCTCTGTTTAAGACAAACCATCAGGAATTTTGATATACGTAGGTTCAAGGTGgaacaaatttcattcgaataaaaacGATGGATAAAAACaatgtacaattatttattcacGATGTATATTCGATTGAATGGTTTATCCTTagatatctttattttttcattgtcAAATTCTTCAATTATATAGGACACATAACTAGAGATACCTCTCCCTCTGGTACTACCTTCATTCAAGTCTGTTCTTATCGATTTTTCTTGTAGATGATTTTCTATACTATGAAAAATCTGTCATGTAAACTTTCGATGAGAATATCTACCGATGCATATTCatcgaaaaaatcgaaaaagatCCCCACTGGTATGTCGGGGCTAAAGATCCCCAGGGACAACTTATGGGTATCTTTTCGGTATCGTGTAGCGTATTAAGGACCTGGGCATATCAAGGGGGTAGGTGCTGAGGGTCCTCGTGTCAAAACAAACCATGTGTTGATTTGTATCCTCGAGGGTATCATCTTTCGTACCCTTTCAACGTGCTGCAACATGCACAAGTAAATATTCGGTTTAAACGTTAGACTTATTGTTAAATTCTGTATACACAGTCTTACCCTGTGAGAGTACGGACTAGAGCAAAGTGCAGCGATGTCGTCCAGGTACTGTCATTCCTGGACTATGGATTGCTTTGGTGAGTCGCAAAGGCAAGTGCTACAACATGTAAAGGTAAATATTCGGTTTAAACGTTAGACTTATTGTTAGATTCTATATACACAGTCTTACCCTGTGAGAGTACGGACTAGAGCAAAGTTCAGCGATGTGGTCCAGGTACTGTCATTCCTGGACTATGGATTGCTTTGGTGAATCGCAAGGGCAAGGTTCGGTTGATGTCATCTGGTGATAGATAATCTTTGAACTTGAGTCTTTTGATGCTTCACACGTACTCCATTAACCGGAATTCTTTCCATACGGAATCCGTTTTTCTCACTGGAAGGAATACCAGTGCTACAGCTAGTTATtgtcttcgtttcatcgaaacCAGAAACAAGACTGTGGAAAAAAAAACTAGTCTCCGCACAAACGACGAGTTTACTTTTCCCAAACCGTAGAACAAACGGATTCGCGGCGCGAAAGGCGCCGTTCCTCATCGGCGTATTTGACCAATAAATAATTTAGCAAACAAATTGATCCCCAGGGACTATAAACAGATACTTAGGGGCACGCGGCTCTCACCGGGCAACAGCCAGGGAATCTACCGACCTATCGTCTATATCGACGATCCAACGATCGAACTGGACAATAAATGATCGACTTACGTGAGACCCCTACTGTGAGAACCGAAGTGGGGCCTGCGGCGTGAAATCTCTATTATCGAGGGGTTGGAACGGTACCCCGTTGTTCCGTGGTTCTTGTACGTGTATCTGAACGAAACTGGTGCTGACAGGGTCCACCCTTCTGGCTCTCCTCGCCCCCACTGAAATAATGTAATCGCGAATTAAATGTTTGCTCGGATATCCGCGATCCCTTCGTCGGTGTTCCTTCCGCGAAATCGAGTAAACGATTCCCTCGATTCATTGTTCAACATCTTCGAGAGTCCGCCATTGCACGTGGGACTCGATGACGGTTTGACGGACGAGAGGGAAAAAACGAGATCCATTTCTCGCGTTTTCTCGTTTCACAGCAGGTTTGATTTGCAACAATCGAGATCACGGAACTTATCGAattgtaacaattgtttaaaatttaatttatatccGTGAGGTAGTATTAGAAATTTAGGCTACCAATTACGAACAGGGAATGTCTAATTTGTACCGAAACAAAATGTTGGATATCGTTATTAAACAATATGACAGTAATAGGAAGGACggagagtttgaagtttcgaATGGTGGAAGACCTGATAGTTCTAACAAGATTCTAAGATTCCAAGATTGATGATTTTATGACCCGTTAACATCGTATGTAACgagtaaaaatgtttaattactcGTACGATACGTAATTTTTATCTAGGGTACTTCTTTTACACTATTCTTGTTGTCGATGTATACATCTACGCATTTTACATACAGTTTCGAGATTATTTGcgcattaatttaattaaaaattttgtacttGTTGCTTTTGGATCTGTTTTTCGACTCGTTGATTCGATTGTAATTTGAGAAAAGTTACCAAACACCTCTCCCACCAAAATTGTCATTAGAATCCCTTTAAGTGTTGCGGACCAATTCTAGATGAAATATGCGAAGCGATGCAATTGACGTTCACTGCCACAAACTGTGTGCAACGACGCGAGACTGAATTGCGGCCAATCGACGGTCTGACGTTGAAAAGAGTCCTGGGTGAAGAGAGAAAGTGGCCCCGAACAAAGAGAGCACCAGGGGTCACGGGGGATGAATAACAcgaggaaagagaagaaaaatgaaCGGGGGAGGAAGACGGATGAAAAAACGAAGCAAAAGGAAAAGTAAGGAAGCGTAATCCCAAGGATCTAAAAAGAGCAATGATAATGTAAAAGAGGTCTTAGACAATTCTTGGAAACGTCGTTAAATTTCTCTTACAGATCCATTTACAATGATTAGCAATAGACcatcgtttcaattatttcaagCATGGTAGTAATCTCAATGAGAGACAAAttacttgtaaataaaaattttaacgaagatTGGCATTTGTCCGTATTGCAACAATGTTATCGAGTTacataattttgaatatttattcacaattttggCGTTTACCCCTGTGTCAGAATATTTAAAACATAAGAACTAAAACGTACACCCTATCCTTTAGGTAGTGTATATAAATACCTATGTATACAGTATGTTTTTACAGtgattaaattattatgtacaccttGAGAGTACTCCTTGTTTGAAGTTTTGTCAACAAATGTTCCTAAAacgatattttgttttttttttttaaacgtatcaTTATATTTATGGTAACatcttataattattttaaagcttttacaataaaacacaatatatatatacatatacgaatATTTGATCACACCGTTCtttgcattcatatgcaataaacatcaattaatttagaaaattacaTCCATACGACATTACGGAAACATAAGAAACCTCAATTCaaagtgtacataataattcgaTCGCCCACTATATACGCCAGTATCCCcgaagaaatttcaattatttactaCCAACGTCACGTCATAAGGCACGCGAGCCTTTACTCAAGTTTCGTTCAAGCAACGAAGTAAATTCGATTAAATCTTTTTGTTTCGGTTCGTCGCCTGGgacaagagagagaaagagagagaaagtttCGAGCGACTCTTCCGGATGAAAAAGCTGAAAGACAGACCAGAGAGTTCAAAGGGAAGACTTCTGCGCCGCctactcccctcccctccccctctccctgCTTTCTGGCACTTACGAGTGCCCCGAAGTCGTCCCATCGGCGTCCACGTGCCGACGCGTGCCGGGCCCCTTTTGTCACGGGCTCTCGGTCTCTCATCCCCACCAGAAAGAGGGGAGAGGGCCCGACGGGATTCAACGCGCCGGGACACGTGTACCAAATAGGCTTGGTGACCCAAAGCCTGTTTGCCTCGGTCGTAGACCACCATCGTGACGGTCAGGGGGCACGGTTGGAGTGTGCGGTTCTCGAGTCGTGCTCGGATTGGAGGGATCAAAGACACGACAGAAATTAAACGGTTAACGATCGAGGTACAGGTAAATTATGCCACACGACGAATTCCAAGATTGAATAGAAAATAGCTGGCTATATTCTCTCTATTAAGAAATCAGCTATGGAAATAACAAAAATGGATAATCTTTACTTTGAAATGaagattattattttacagaatAATTCGAAACGACAAAATTCTTTGGAAAGTAAATCACTTGGAAGTAATTAATTTGTGACATAAGTTTACTTGAGAATTAATTCTGAAGACTTGTTTGACAAATCAATTATTTCCAAGTGATTTCCTTTCCAAGTAATTTTGTCATTTTAAATTATTGTGTAAAATAAGAAATAGTAGCTTCCTTCTTATATAGTAAGCACAATAGTGGTAGGAAATGAAAAGTTTAGTAGGAACTATATTTTGAAGTCTTCTCCTGTAAGAGTTTCTTTCACTCCAGATTAATTGGTTACGCTTCTCTTCAGTTTCCAAGAGTACGAATACGTTCTCTCTTTTCGCACATAATATTAACAAGAGTTGAAAATCTCTAGAGTAAACGAGTCTTTCTTTACTGTTACAACTGTAAACTATATTTCGATATAAGTTCTCCCTTGTAAGAGTTCCCTTGATCCCAGGTGATACCGTGGACACGTTTCACTTTTGAAAAGTATCACGATCCCAGTCCAATTAATGTTCTCTCTCGCGTATTTTTCGGCCGCTGAAAATTTCACCTTTCGTGCGATCGTCGCCCGGTATGAAGCTGTCGAGCGGAAACGTCGATTCCTCGGTGAACATTATCGGTGTTCACCTTCGGCGATGGAGAGCGATTGATTGGCACGGTAGTAGGTATAGGGTTCGTTGCGACAGAGTGTTGCGAAAAAAGGAGGAGAGCTGACTGGGGTGTCGGGAAAGACAGACGTGAAAGGCAGAAGTGCGCGtcagcgaagaaacgaaaatcggAAACAGAAGCGGAGGTACTGTTCGGATTAATTAAGCTTCGGTATACGGTTCTGTTCGCGTGCTGCGCGCGGCACAACGCTGAGCGGGAAAAAAGAGGAGAGTATAAATTTCACCGGTGAAAAGCAAATTTCTGGCGTGGACAGAGGAAGGAGAGTAAAAGGAAAAAGTGGTGGAAAATAACGCGCAGAGATCCTCGTTCGAAGAAGTACAGCGAATAATTTTACCGACCGTTTGTGCCACTAACGATCGTCTTTGTTTTTCGCGCGTTGAATATTACGAACGAGTCAACGCGTTCGTACAGCCTTGTTCTCAACCCTTATTTCTATAACCAGGTACCTGGgtatttatttgtacaattcttcgaataattgatCGCATTCTGGTAAAAATATCGTAAAATCGTTTCGGATCTCTTCGTACGTTTTTACGTGGATGGATGTTTCCTAAAGATAAATTTATGCTAAGGATTTTAAGTGACCAGTGTTCGAACTTATTGTACGTTCACTGTTCAAAACTTGTGTTTCTAATAGTTAATATATACGCGAATTTTAATTCCGTCTGATTTTTACAATGCAACCTAATCAGGAACGAACAACAACCTGCTCCGTAAAAATCCTTACTCGATCCAGAACTTAACTGAATTTGTCGCGTCAAGGATCCTGGAGTAGCTCGATACGCGCTAGTCTCGACGATCGAGTAAACGCAGCGATGCAAAACGGGGGTGTGAACGatccgaaaaataaaaaaaaaagggggggggGACACCAGATACGTGCAATTGTCACGGAAAATTAGCCGTGCAAATGCACGGTGCACGCTGCTTAACGCCGTCGATATAAACATACACGTCGGAATTAATGATACACCGTTTAGTTACGCGTCAGTTGATTTTCCCAGGGCACCGCTTTTGTGCTTAATAAGCAGGCAGGGGATGCTTTCGACGGGGCACCGTGACCCGCCCGGTCCGACGCACTCTTCAATATGTCACTGTGGCTAATTTTAGGGGCAAACTATCGACCACCGGCGACAAAGTCGATCCCTTTCAACCAGTTCACGACCCGTGAGCATTTCCGATCGCTTCGATCTGCAGCCCAAATCTCGACGGTGGCCTTTCGAGAACCCCCAAAGAGGGGGCTTCCATATGCAATTTTCTATGCAATTTACCCGGGAAATCCCATGTTCGCGAAGACAAGCTTAAAACGTATCATACTCGAACCTTTGCATGTACAATTTGGGTAATTTCATAATGGtaagaattttctattgttttttttttttttttggtagatTGAAATAGGTAAGGTGCCCgtatgtaaaagaaaaataactagatagaaaaatggtaagaattttttgttctttttttttggtcgattgaaataaataggtaaataatttttgagCATCGTGAAAAGATTTCGAGAAAATAAATGTTAGTTTATGGGGTAACGGAATTGAAACGAATGGTGATCTTTATAAATACTTTTCCTGGGACCATAAGTCttaattaatcaattttcaAGCTATTCGTAATAGAATTTTCTGTACACGGTATAGAAACTGATAATCTGTTAAATGTCCCTGTACTGACGTAAATAGTTTTCAATCGTGAAAGATTTTtttgaaaagaaacaatcgaaagtgtatatataatacttcaGATTTCATCTTTTACACTCACTGTGGACGAAAATTTGTACGTATCCAAATGTGTAGGAGTCGGAACGCGTACGGAGATTATGTTACTCCACGTTTCTGatggaaaattttgttaaagGGCGCTTTGAAACGGAATTTGCATTTGGAGCGGAGCAATCATTTTCCTGGCGATGGAacgagaatagcgaataacgatTACACGTCCAAATGCGAACGAGTCGATACGTTACATAATTGTCAGGCCAGTTAATTACCTCGCTCCATTGTTGCAGTCTTGTCTCGGGGGGAGGAGATAATAAATGACAAAAGATGAAATCGATTAatgagaatgaaaatatttcatctAACAATTCCCATCTCCTGTCTTCTCTGATTTTAACGGTAGTATCCAACATGTGAAcactaattttaataatttaattcttatatcgtaccgaaaacaaaatattaaagtaTCATTGGATGCACCACTGTGAGTCAGTGATGCAGTTCGTAACTAAAGGTTAGATGGGTTAAATGTACACCATGGGCCAAAATTCGTGGTACAAACGGGGTCAGGGAGATTCTATGGTTCGAAATAGAACGAAAATGTACAGTAATAAAAATGAATCGgaattttcgttttcgagaaaaatacatttgaaaatcaatctagCACCGATTCCACTATAGACGTTCTACCTTTTCGGTACTATAAGCGTTTAATACACGTTTAATAATTGGTACGCATGTGCACTGTGAAAGCGTATACATGTTTATTAAATTGGGCACTACGAGCGCTGTGAACGTGTTtatagaaagtaaaatattcaaCGTTGAGACCTGCTACAAACTCGTGAAAAGTATGCAACATTGAAGGAGTGAAACATCTTTTTCATACTTTAATAGGTAAGCGTCTGTTTCAAATTACTAcattttcaaaaacaaaattCTTTAATTTGTATAGATATTCcagaataattttgtttttagtGAAATGTATTTTATAGAATTTTGGTAAATTAAACTTCATCGTGTTTATGATGAACAGTCTGTCAGTTCAACAGTCTAGTAAGATTATTCCTAAAATCTAATATCATGTCATATAAGATCACGTGCTGTCATATATAATGTAATAACAAATGACATCGTTGTTAGATGTACGAGTACATAGGTATttacatatacatttatatcGTGTTGAGGCTTTAACAACTAGTCAGTAATACATCGTTTTCAGCGTAGTGTGAAAGTGTGACTGGGTGAAAGATACAGAAAATATCGCAGCGTAAATAAGTTCTTTGTTTTTTAGTTgacgtgaaataaaattctggCACGACGCGAAATAGTGGCATTCTTTCGCATGTGACGGTACACGTAATACCGTGAAGAGCGTGGCGCATAATTTGTTTCAAACGGATTTGAAACAATGGAAATGCGTTGGCTCACACATCTCGACTGAAATCACACGCTATTGTGTGATCTCACTTGACGtgatattattaggttgttcggaatgtcatttcgttttccaaaatggagaatatataatttaataaaattatgtttatacactctaaaaaaatcgtgtttcattttcaccaaaaaacaaCGATATGACTTCCCGAATAACCAACAATGTTTTTCTACCTCGACCGCCTTACCGCCATCGTAGAAACATTACACGATCGACACGTGATCGTCATCTAATCGGGAAATCATTTTTGCCAGGAATGTCGCTGCTGTCGAAACAATGCGAAAGAGTCTCAATGATGTGTCATTACGAATAAGTAGACGTATCCACAATTAAACTAGAAAAAAGGTTCCCTCTATTTTAGGccattttcatttcgaaactgAAACATAATAtgaggaatgaagaaacttgTGATTCTATTCGAAAAATTCACGGTGACCATGGTTCGTTTTGAAAACTAttctgtaaattattattatcgtcattTGTTGTACATTCGATACCGAGCAATTTTTTTGGAAACTGTTTTTCGTCGGACAAAAGATGACGCAGAGCCTTTATAGTTGCTCACAGTGGTCAAAAGATAACGCAGAGCCTCTATAGTTGCTCACAGTGGTCAAAAGATGACGCAGAGCCTCTATAATTGCTCACAGTGGTCAAAAGATGACGTAGAGCCTCTATAGTTGCTCACAGTGGTCAAAAGATGACGCAGAGCCTCTATAGTGGTGCAAAGTGGCTCAAAGTTGGTACAATCTTGTTCGAGAACACGGACCGACTCATCCCCACTCCGTGTCCTCGTCATCATCGAACTTTTTCCTCGTAAGACACTATCGTTCCCTCGCGATGACGCTCGTGCACGAAACGAGCTCGAGATCAATACCGTCTCTGTGCttcgagagagatctctctgtTGGCTCTGGTGATGTGTGCAATTAATTACGGAAGATGATCGGTAATTAACAGTAACCAGGACCGGAATAACGTTCATACGGCACGCTTGATACGGAATATACGAGGCGGCGCGGCTGCGGCTGACTCTTTATGGTAGGGTATGCTCGTGACGTGAATTATTAGCCCTTCGGCCCTCGGTAGAGCCCAcaagggtgggggtgggggaagGGGGTAGGTTCGTGCACGGGCGTGGCCTGACGAGGTGGCAGGCGTGGCCCGGACACGCCATCCCTCGAAAAACCACTCGCCACCCTCTTCGCCGTGGATACACGGAGAATTGATTCCGGACGGATTCCATTTCTTATGCGCGAACGGAGACAGCTTTTCTTTCGGGAGGAACTGGTGTCCCGGGAATGATCGACACGTCGCACAACGACGTCCcgatcgaaaaatttaataaacttcCGCTCAAAAAAGCAACATTTTCGCATCGATATTTTTCCAGCGTTGTTTAAATACAATGATCTATCCTAATAGGAGAGCCCCAGCTTGTTTCGGTAATGTTTTGTCTTGAGTAGTGACGTACAGCGACAAGATTCaagtaagaaaaagaaatgagaaaaaggaagaagaaaaggaagaaaattttcaaaaatctttaCGATTGGTAAGGTATACATTTTGTATCGCAAGTAGTCCGAGATTCACACTTTTCTCTAGATGATTATATATGAATCATTTTCTACTTCGTCCTactttagaaattattattgttcAAAACTCTCATCATGCATATATGTACGCGTTCATTCTCAGAAGTATGCAACtttctaaaaaattctttttggaaCACTTGAGATGTTTATATTACATCGCAGATAATAATTCGTACAGTTTCCCTCCGATAAGCTGCATCTTCTCAAGATCAAAACTTCTAAACGcccaaaattattttctcgagatcgaaaatTCTAAAACTCCAAAACTATCTTTCTAAGATTGAAAATTCTGAAATCTCAAAACTATTTTCTTAAGATCAAAAATTCTGAaaacttaaaattattttctcgagatcgaaaattctaaacacccaaaattattttctcgagatcgaaaatTCTAAAACTCCAAAACTATCTTTCTAAGATTGAAAATTCTGAAATCTCAAAACTATTTTCTTAAGATCAAAAATTCTGAaaacttaaaattattttctcgagatcgaaaattctaaacacccaaaattattttcatgagatcgaaaattctaaacacccaaaattattttctcgagatcgaaaatTCTAAAACTCCAAAACTATCTTTCTAAGATTGAAAATTCTGAAATCTCAAAACTATTTTCTTAAGATCAAAAATTCTGAaaacttaaaattattttctcgagatcgaaaattctaaacacccaaaattattttctcgagatcgaaaattctaaacacccaaaattattttctcgagatcgaaaatTCTAAAACTCCAAAACTATCTTTCTAAGATTGAAAATTCTGAAATCTCAAAACTATTTTCTTAAAATCAAAAATTCTGAAAACTTAAAAgtattttctcgagatcgaaaatTCTGAACacctaaaattattttctcaagattgaaaattctgaaatctcaaaattattttctcccGATCAAAGAAACGCAATCTCCGTCCTCGTTGAGTTAGACTAGGAGACTGGGTATTCGAAGATGGTTTCCACCATCTTCTCGCGGGTAGTGCAAGTTATACGAGCGTATAAAGAGCGACCAGATGCTGGTGGAGGGAAACAGACGCGGAAAGGGATGGAACGAGctggagaggagagaggagagccTTCGCCATCCTCCCGGAGCTCCGTGCTCGCGTTTGTACAGTGGTAATGGGCTGTCAGGAGCAGACGTTCGCTGCTCGTGCCTTATATACCAACACCATTACGCTCCTCTTGGGTCGGTTCCTATCAGCTTGCTCGTATTATCAACCCCTCTGATTGCGTTCTCCGCGTCTCTCCGTTCGTTCCACTCCTTCGTGCTTACCCTCCGTTTCCTTCGATAACGTCTTCCAGTGGACCCATCAATGGTGTAACCACCTAACTGCGCACAACCCCGTAAAGGAACGATTTCGGTACAGCGAATCGCTGAGACGCGGTGTACCTAGCTATTGGCAGTGTTGTTATTGCTATTCTACACTTCCTTTTCTAAGTTTTTGTACGAACtgtaatcgagaaaaatttcgtattgtaattgagaaaaattttgtattctaattgagaaaaatttcgtattgtaatcgagaaaaatttcgtattgtaatcgagaaaaattttgtattctaattgagaaaaatttcgtatcgtaatcgagaaaaatttcgtATTGTAATCGGATATCAAAATAATGGACAACGGTATTGCGTATTCGTTGTTTTTACAAAATGTAGAAgatcttttaaataatattggaaaattttaattaaatactttcttcgataaaaaaagaattatacgAGATCGTATTCATTGTATACTCAAATCGTATATTTTTCCTCGGAAACTATTGCGTTTCTGTTAATGTGATAAATATGTTAGtgcagaaattaaaaattaaaaaaagaatcaacgATGTGCCGTGTGCCACGTGAACGTTGATTAAAAGTgtcaaataatatttcatttgtgA
The Ptiloglossa arizonensis isolate GNS036 chromosome 12, iyPtiAriz1_principal, whole genome shotgun sequence DNA segment above includes these coding regions:
- the LOC143153283 gene encoding uncharacterized protein LOC143153283 isoform X2 — protein: MYREYPTFAKCWSIDPFWMKCTFHEFVKWTPKWGRGEPEGWTLSAPVSFRYTYKNHGTTGYRSNPSIIEISRRRPHFGSHSRGLTEKNGFRMERIPVNGVRVKHQKTQVQRLSITR